The following coding sequences are from one bacterium SCSIO 12741 window:
- a CDS encoding T9SS type A sorting domain-containing protein, which produces MLKLWTCFILTLGMLQLSAQRTGPILVYTPQKAKVQKLPAQGMLATVNAFYSEDFEAAGDTFPHNQIVSITSGTDKGYYRGSSAESNVGQVWKVPDHGRFAYTNDDYCNCDKSADTLAFPSIDMTGKQAVVMQFSYYFNRVNRNESAKLMYRYGSGVWVGHNLPPKQGWHTISIPLNGATGMFNMAFVYNDGGGVTSWGSGLAVDDISFCESTHTVDLVQDSFKINQLLPEEFYKVLPFNQASSRTFEVESRIWNQGKDTARKAKVITSVLIKDQEQQETNPIDLAFAQGDRGPSLVSYIPAKGTGSYLFQSVAVSDSVDRDPSSDTVAFNLELSDTTLSRVHRKSTDRGFWYGPGLDYSLIQEIDLTAGDTVSSMSIFFHKNTEAGGKIDLVLMDQFFQNAIRLTGNDYHLNITVKKEHIGKWVTFPIPLSAVPPGKYYMGVKVRSGNVVMGVSESTIKARLVQARIGASAWIPVDYMPFAQLHFRKTSCSHIATPLRISKPNCGFNNGGIHIGAIGGTEPYKFQWGANTGYDTDTLLTGLRSGHYTVTVTDSVGCTRIRHVALSDQGSVSMNTTVLDHEVCFGDSLGEIQIQPLGGTKPYSVQWSNGGTDTINTKLVAGNYTVTVTDAASPNCLLIQSFQVLGPEAPLAVSAKTTDNFCYSDKQGEIRVTAQGGFGTYAYAWSDTSNKTPVATQLASGWHKVTVTDANLCTVIDSFEIKSFPELKMTSTVIDTSTLGSISTQVSGGAPSYTYFWKGPGGFVNPGTPEIIELQKQGQYIVVVTDSAGCQITDTFQLGGVVSVTPIESTPLEARLYPNPSRGSVTLETSEFPVQWQVIDPSGRILNSGETSGPIQTLDLQPGTYWIRIQGTSQAPSVLPVVILRP; this is translated from the coding sequence ATGCTTAAGCTTTGGACCTGCTTTATATTGACCCTTGGAATGCTTCAGCTTTCCGCCCAAAGAACTGGGCCCATCTTGGTCTATACACCGCAGAAAGCCAAAGTGCAAAAGCTTCCTGCACAGGGAATGTTAGCGACGGTTAATGCCTTTTATTCAGAAGATTTTGAGGCTGCAGGCGATACTTTTCCCCACAATCAAATTGTGAGCATCACTTCGGGTACCGATAAAGGGTACTACCGAGGTAGTTCGGCTGAAAGCAATGTGGGCCAGGTCTGGAAAGTTCCGGATCATGGACGATTTGCTTACACCAATGACGATTATTGCAATTGTGATAAGTCTGCCGATACGCTTGCCTTTCCGTCCATTGATATGACCGGGAAACAAGCGGTGGTGATGCAATTTAGCTACTACTTCAACCGGGTAAACCGGAATGAATCGGCTAAGTTGATGTATCGTTATGGCAGCGGAGTCTGGGTCGGGCATAATCTTCCGCCCAAACAGGGATGGCATACCATTTCGATTCCTTTGAATGGAGCTACCGGTATGTTTAACATGGCTTTCGTGTACAACGATGGAGGCGGTGTTACTTCCTGGGGTAGTGGGCTTGCGGTTGATGATATTTCTTTCTGTGAATCCACACATACCGTTGATTTGGTTCAGGATTCTTTCAAGATCAATCAATTGCTTCCCGAAGAGTTCTACAAGGTATTGCCATTTAATCAAGCCTCTTCCAGGACGTTTGAGGTGGAATCCCGTATTTGGAACCAAGGCAAAGACACAGCCAGAAAGGCTAAGGTGATTACCTCGGTATTGATTAAAGATCAGGAACAACAAGAAACCAATCCGATTGATCTCGCATTTGCTCAAGGTGATCGCGGTCCGTCATTGGTGTCCTATATCCCTGCCAAAGGCACGGGTTCTTACCTGTTTCAATCCGTTGCTGTTTCTGATAGTGTAGATCGTGATCCATCTTCTGATACGGTTGCGTTCAATCTGGAGTTGTCTGATACCACTTTATCAAGGGTTCATCGAAAAAGTACAGATCGAGGCTTTTGGTATGGCCCGGGATTGGATTATAGCTTAATTCAGGAAATTGATCTTACAGCCGGAGATACGGTTTCTTCCATGAGTATCTTCTTTCACAAGAATACGGAAGCCGGAGGGAAAATTGATCTCGTTTTGATGGATCAGTTTTTTCAGAATGCGATCCGTTTGACTGGAAACGATTATCACCTCAATATTACGGTTAAGAAAGAGCACATTGGCAAATGGGTAACGTTCCCCATTCCGTTATCTGCTGTTCCTCCTGGCAAGTATTACATGGGAGTGAAAGTGAGAAGTGGAAATGTGGTGATGGGAGTGAGTGAATCCACCATCAAGGCTCGTTTGGTACAAGCCCGTATCGGTGCTTCTGCATGGATTCCAGTGGATTATATGCCCTTTGCGCAATTGCATTTTAGAAAAACATCATGTTCACATATTGCCACTCCTTTGAGGATCTCAAAACCCAATTGCGGTTTTAATAACGGAGGGATTCACATTGGAGCGATTGGTGGCACCGAACCCTACAAATTTCAATGGGGAGCCAATACGGGTTACGATACCGATACGCTGCTAACCGGATTAAGATCGGGGCACTATACCGTAACGGTGACCGACTCTGTGGGGTGTACCCGAATTAGACATGTTGCTCTGAGTGATCAGGGGTCGGTGTCCATGAATACAACCGTTTTGGATCATGAGGTTTGTTTTGGTGATAGCCTGGGTGAGATTCAAATTCAACCCTTAGGTGGAACCAAGCCCTATTCCGTCCAATGGAGCAATGGAGGTACCGATACCATCAATACCAAATTGGTGGCCGGAAATTACACCGTTACCGTTACCGATGCTGCTTCTCCGAATTGCCTGTTGATTCAGAGTTTTCAAGTACTCGGACCAGAAGCTCCACTTGCGGTAAGTGCCAAAACGACGGATAACTTCTGCTACAGCGATAAGCAAGGAGAAATTAGAGTGACCGCTCAAGGTGGATTTGGAACTTATGCATACGCTTGGAGTGATACTTCCAATAAAACACCAGTGGCCACTCAATTGGCCTCAGGATGGCACAAGGTGACCGTAACGGATGCGAACCTTTGTACCGTTATTGATAGTTTTGAAATTAAGAGCTTTCCGGAGTTAAAAATGACCTCCACAGTGATTGATACGTCTACTTTGGGGTCCATTTCAACCCAGGTGTCAGGTGGAGCTCCGAGCTATACTTACTTCTGGAAAGGACCAGGTGGTTTCGTTAATCCAGGAACGCCGGAAATTATTGAACTGCAAAAGCAAGGGCAATACATCGTAGTTGTTACCGATTCAGCCGGGTGTCAGATTACCGATACCTTTCAGCTTGGCGGTGTGGTAAGTGTTACTCCGATTGAGTCCACTCCATTGGAAGCACGCCTTTATCCGAATCCTTCGAGAGGATCTGTTACATTGGAAACCAGCGAATTTCCTGTGCAATGGCAGGTAATTGATCCCAGTGGAAGAATATTGAATTCCGGTGAAACCTCAGGTCCTATTCAGACTCTTGATCTTCAGCCGGGTACCTACTGGATAAGAATTCAGGGAACTTCTCAAGCTCCATCCGTACTTCCTGTTGTAATTTTAAGGCCATGA
- the gcvP gene encoding aminomethyl-transferring glycine dehydrogenase, translating to MGVNQFSTRHIGPRGENVSEMLKAVGASSIDQLIEETIPPAIRLKKELNLPNGISESEYLKEIADVASKNKMFRTFIGQGYYGTITPSVIRRNIFENPGWYTAYTPYQAEISQGRLEALLNFQTMVSDLTGMEMANASLLDEATAAAEAMIMFFHARSRKDVKAGKNKFFVDQNTYIQTREVVELRASALDIELVSGTWKEFQFDDSFFGALIQYPDNTGSIADYSEFVKGAQSFGARVAVASDLMALAVLTSPGEWGADAVVGNSQRFGVPLGFGGPHAAFFATKEEFKRFIPGRIIGVSQDRNGNPALRMALQTREQHIKRDRATSNICTAQALLATMAAMYAVYHGPEGIRNIASEIHHKTTFLANELKALNWEVKNAHWFDTLSIAASADQQKEIREKALAQEVNFWYTEDAIMIALDETVGADDLKTIVSIFGGSAEWNGAETSSIPSSLVRQTEFMTHPSFNSYHSESEMMRYLKSLENKDISLTHSMISLGSCTMKLNAATELYPVSFPEFASLHPFVPMDQAEGYKLMIDDLSHWLCEVTGFAAISFQPNSGAQGEYAGLLTIDAYHKDRGDHHRNISLIPQSAHGTNPASAVMAGMEVVVVKCDEAGNIDVDDLREKAEKHKENLSCLMVTYPSTHGVYEEAIMEITDIIHQNGGLVYMDGANMNAQVGLTNPATIGADVCHLNLHKTFAIPHGGGGPGVGPIGVAAHLAPFLPGHALQPTGGEKAIKPVSAAPWGSSSILLISYAYVKMLGGDGLKAATEYAILNANYLKNRLEGHYPILYVGGQGRVAHEMIVDFRDFKKNVGVEVVDIAKRLIDFGFHAPTVSFPVAGTLMIEPTESESKAELDRFCEALMAIREEIQAIEDGKADAENNVLKNAPHRAADVVSSEWDKPYSREDAAFRLPWVMQRKYWVPVARIDDGYGDRNLMCVCPPLENYTEETSV from the coding sequence ATGGGAGTGAATCAGTTTTCTACCCGTCATATCGGGCCGAGAGGTGAAAATGTAAGCGAGATGCTCAAAGCTGTTGGAGCCTCTTCTATTGATCAATTGATTGAGGAGACCATTCCACCTGCTATTCGATTGAAGAAGGAGCTTAATCTTCCTAACGGTATTTCTGAAAGTGAATACCTGAAGGAAATTGCTGATGTAGCTTCCAAGAATAAAATGTTCCGGACTTTTATTGGTCAGGGCTACTACGGAACCATTACGCCGAGCGTAATCCGAAGAAATATTTTTGAAAATCCAGGATGGTATACGGCTTACACGCCCTACCAGGCTGAGATTTCTCAAGGGAGATTGGAAGCACTTTTGAACTTCCAGACCATGGTTAGCGACTTAACCGGAATGGAAATGGCCAATGCATCCTTGTTGGATGAAGCTACTGCTGCTGCTGAGGCTATGATCATGTTCTTCCACGCTCGTAGCCGGAAGGATGTGAAAGCCGGAAAGAATAAATTCTTCGTTGATCAGAATACCTATATCCAAACTCGTGAAGTGGTGGAGTTGAGAGCTTCGGCCCTGGATATTGAGTTGGTTTCCGGAACCTGGAAAGAATTTCAATTTGATGATAGCTTCTTTGGTGCTTTGATTCAATATCCGGATAACACTGGAAGCATTGCCGATTATTCGGAGTTTGTAAAAGGTGCTCAGAGCTTTGGAGCAAGAGTAGCTGTAGCTTCCGACTTGATGGCTTTGGCTGTCCTTACTTCTCCGGGAGAATGGGGCGCTGATGCAGTAGTTGGAAATTCCCAGCGTTTTGGTGTTCCACTTGGATTTGGTGGCCCACACGCTGCCTTCTTCGCAACGAAAGAAGAATTCAAAAGATTTATTCCAGGTCGAATTATTGGAGTGTCTCAAGACCGCAACGGAAATCCAGCGTTAAGAATGGCGCTTCAAACCCGTGAGCAGCACATTAAGAGAGACCGAGCTACCTCTAATATTTGTACCGCTCAGGCTTTGTTGGCTACTATGGCTGCCATGTATGCTGTGTATCACGGACCAGAAGGCATTCGCAATATTGCCTCCGAGATTCACCACAAAACAACTTTCCTGGCTAATGAATTAAAGGCCTTGAATTGGGAAGTAAAAAATGCCCATTGGTTTGATACCTTGAGCATTGCCGCTTCAGCAGATCAGCAAAAAGAGATTCGTGAAAAAGCCCTGGCTCAGGAAGTGAATTTCTGGTACACCGAGGATGCGATCATGATCGCCCTGGATGAAACCGTAGGCGCTGATGATTTGAAAACCATCGTTTCCATTTTTGGCGGAAGTGCTGAGTGGAACGGTGCTGAAACATCAAGCATTCCGTCTTCTTTGGTGCGTCAGACAGAGTTCATGACTCACCCATCGTTCAATTCCTACCATTCGGAATCAGAAATGATGCGGTATTTGAAGAGCCTGGAGAACAAAGACATTTCGTTGACGCATAGTATGATTTCATTGGGCTCATGTACCATGAAATTGAATGCAGCTACTGAATTATATCCCGTTTCTTTCCCTGAGTTTGCCTCGTTGCACCCATTTGTACCGATGGATCAGGCTGAAGGATACAAATTGATGATTGATGATTTGAGCCATTGGTTATGTGAGGTTACCGGATTTGCTGCCATTTCCTTTCAACCAAACTCAGGAGCTCAGGGTGAGTACGCCGGTCTCCTGACCATTGATGCTTACCACAAAGATCGTGGCGATCACCACCGAAATATTTCTTTGATTCCTCAATCTGCGCATGGAACCAATCCTGCATCCGCGGTGATGGCCGGGATGGAAGTAGTGGTTGTAAAATGTGATGAGGCCGGAAACATCGATGTGGACGACCTACGCGAAAAAGCAGAAAAGCACAAAGAGAATTTGTCTTGCCTGATGGTGACTTATCCTTCTACCCATGGAGTATATGAGGAAGCCATTATGGAGATTACCGATATTATCCACCAGAACGGTGGCTTGGTGTACATGGACGGGGCCAACATGAATGCTCAGGTGGGCTTGACCAATCCGGCTACCATTGGAGCCGATGTATGTCACCTGAATTTGCACAAGACTTTTGCTATCCCTCACGGTGGTGGTGGACCTGGTGTTGGACCAATTGGAGTTGCCGCTCATTTGGCACCTTTCCTTCCTGGCCATGCCTTGCAGCCTACCGGTGGAGAAAAAGCGATTAAGCCCGTTTCAGCTGCACCTTGGGGGAGCTCTTCCATTTTGCTTATTTCCTATGCCTATGTGAAAATGTTGGGTGGCGATGGTTTGAAAGCAGCGACGGAGTACGCCATCTTGAATGCGAACTACCTGAAGAATCGTCTGGAAGGTCATTACCCTATCCTTTATGTTGGAGGACAAGGTAGAGTGGCTCACGAAATGATTGTTGACTTCCGTGACTTTAAAAAGAATGTAGGGGTTGAGGTGGTAGACATTGCCAAGCGTTTGATCGATTTTGGATTCCACGCTCCTACGGTTTCTTTCCCAGTTGCAGGAACCTTAATGATTGAGCCTACCGAAAGTGAATCTAAGGCAGAATTGGATCGTTTTTGTGAAGCTCTAATGGCCATTCGCGAAGAGATTCAAGCCATTGAAGATGGAAAGGCTGATGCCGAAAACAACGTATTGAAAAATGCACCTCACCGTGCCGCTGATGTAGTAAGCTCTGAATGGGATAAGCCTTATTCCAGAGAAGACGCTGCATTCCGTTTGCCATGGGTGATGCAAAGAAAATACTGGGTTCCTGTTGCACGTATTGATGATGGCTATGGAGATCGTAACTTGATGTGCGTTTGTCCACCGCTTGAAAATTATACGGAAGAAACCTCAGTCTAA
- the mfd gene encoding transcription-repair coupling factor: protein MAVLTRKEFVAAFSTWPQVEEYAQHHKEWVNPVVHLDGLRGSAPYFFLSACVRHLPGIYVVVLNDKEEAAYAFNDLQSLLGEDKVCFFPSPFKYPYQEESTDNTSVLMRSETLDMLVKRPSWLVIVTYGEALSEKVVTRKQLKKNILEIRVGEEISIDFVNELLYEYHFERVDFVTGPGQFSIRGGIVDIFSFANDDPYRVELFGDEVDSIRTFDPASQLSKKNYKKIHILPNIQDYTLMEKRESFTDFLPPHAHLWFSDFYGVTKQLDQAYSVAEEAFAKLQTPDIHLPPAELYVQGNQIEASLERHRLIEFGTQKTGEKTCQLTFDQRPQPNFNKNFEMLAEDLQKNGAAGQQNIILSGQAKQMDRLHAIFEDLEANVDFSPVLMPMHSGFIDKQLNIACYTDHQIFQRYHRFRLKEGFNKAQQSITVKDLTSLKKGDFVTHIDYGVGRFDGLQKIENNGKEQEAIRLIYRDGDILYVSIHSLHRIARFSGKDGKAPKINKLGTSAWKTLKNKTKKKVKEIAYDLIKLYAKRKAAPGFAYTPDSYLQTELESSFIYEDTPDQLKATQDVKQDMESPHPMDRLICGDVGFGKTEVAIRAAFKAVADSKQVVVLAPTTVLTFQHYKTFKKRLEGLPCTVDYINRFKGTKEQKETLKKLESGEVDILIGTHRVVGKDVKFKDLGLMIIDEEQKFGVSVKDKLKTIKENIDTLTLTATPIPRTLQFSLMKARDLSVINTPPPNRQPVATVLSSFNEETIRDAIYYEISRNGQAFFVHNRVENIREVAGIIQRLCPEVRIGVAHGQMEGHKLEQTMMQFMDHEFDVLVATTIIESGLDISNANTIIINNAHNFGLSDLHQMRGRVGRSNRKAFCYLLAPPVASLTTEARKRIQAIEQFSDLGSGFNIAMRDLDIRGAGNLLGGEQSGFITEIGFETYQKILDEAIQELKENEFRDLFREAEVKSTRYVSDCTLDTDLEVLIPTYYVASTNERLNLYRDLSDVKTEEQLQAFETGLKDRFGALPKETHYLIDGVRLQWGGEKLGFEKIVLKNGKMLCYFVSNPNSTYYQSPVFQRILQFVQQNPRKLAMKERKEKLYLVFEGIRSMDEALYTLSPLADSIQLANEESQG from the coding sequence TTGGCTGTATTGACGCGCAAAGAGTTTGTTGCCGCCTTTTCCACTTGGCCACAGGTTGAGGAATATGCGCAGCATCATAAGGAATGGGTAAACCCGGTCGTTCACCTGGATGGCCTTCGGGGAAGTGCGCCCTATTTTTTCTTGTCGGCTTGTGTTCGCCACTTGCCAGGCATCTATGTGGTGGTGCTCAACGATAAGGAAGAAGCCGCCTATGCGTTCAATGATTTACAGTCCCTCTTAGGGGAGGATAAAGTTTGCTTTTTCCCGTCACCCTTCAAATACCCTTACCAGGAAGAAAGTACCGATAATACCAGCGTGCTGATGCGTTCAGAAACGCTGGATATGCTGGTGAAAAGGCCCTCCTGGTTGGTTATCGTGACCTACGGAGAAGCGCTGAGCGAAAAAGTAGTTACCCGCAAACAGCTCAAAAAGAACATCCTTGAGATTCGGGTAGGAGAAGAAATCTCCATCGATTTTGTCAATGAATTGCTTTACGAATACCACTTTGAGCGGGTTGACTTTGTTACCGGGCCAGGGCAATTTTCGATCCGTGGTGGAATTGTAGATATTTTCTCTTTTGCCAATGATGACCCCTACCGAGTAGAGCTCTTTGGCGATGAAGTAGACTCGATTCGGACTTTTGATCCGGCGAGTCAATTGTCCAAGAAGAACTACAAAAAGATCCACATCCTACCCAATATTCAGGATTATACCCTGATGGAAAAAAGGGAGAGCTTTACGGACTTTTTACCTCCGCACGCTCATTTGTGGTTTAGTGATTTTTATGGGGTGACCAAGCAGTTGGATCAAGCCTACTCGGTGGCCGAAGAGGCCTTTGCCAAATTGCAGACTCCCGATATTCATTTGCCTCCCGCCGAACTTTATGTTCAGGGAAATCAAATTGAAGCCTCGCTCGAAAGACACCGCTTGATCGAATTTGGCACCCAGAAAACCGGCGAGAAGACCTGTCAGCTGACCTTCGATCAAAGGCCACAGCCCAATTTCAATAAGAACTTTGAGATGCTGGCCGAAGATCTTCAGAAGAATGGAGCAGCTGGGCAGCAAAACATTATTCTTAGTGGTCAGGCCAAGCAAATGGATCGTTTGCACGCCATTTTTGAGGACCTGGAAGCCAATGTGGATTTTTCTCCTGTGCTTATGCCAATGCACAGCGGATTCATTGACAAGCAACTTAATATAGCGTGTTACACCGATCACCAGATCTTTCAGCGCTACCATCGTTTTCGACTCAAAGAAGGTTTTAACAAAGCCCAGCAGTCAATCACGGTAAAAGACCTTACAAGCCTGAAGAAAGGAGATTTCGTTACCCATATTGATTATGGAGTAGGACGTTTCGATGGGCTTCAAAAAATAGAGAACAACGGCAAAGAACAAGAAGCTATCCGGTTGATTTATCGCGATGGGGATATCCTCTATGTGAGCATTCACTCTTTGCATCGTATCGCTCGGTTTTCCGGGAAAGATGGAAAAGCACCCAAGATCAATAAATTGGGTACTTCGGCTTGGAAAACGCTTAAGAACAAGACCAAGAAAAAGGTCAAAGAAATTGCCTACGATCTCATTAAGCTTTACGCTAAGAGGAAGGCGGCTCCAGGTTTTGCCTACACCCCAGACTCGTATTTGCAAACCGAATTGGAAAGTAGCTTCATCTACGAGGATACGCCGGATCAGCTTAAGGCTACACAAGACGTAAAACAAGACATGGAATCCCCCCACCCTATGGATCGATTGATTTGTGGGGATGTGGGATTTGGAAAGACAGAAGTAGCTATTCGGGCTGCCTTCAAGGCCGTTGCTGATAGCAAGCAGGTTGTTGTTCTTGCCCCTACAACTGTACTGACCTTTCAACACTACAAAACCTTCAAGAAAAGATTGGAGGGACTACCTTGTACGGTCGATTACATCAATCGATTTAAAGGGACCAAAGAACAGAAAGAGACACTCAAGAAGTTAGAATCCGGTGAGGTCGATATTCTTATTGGAACCCATCGTGTAGTGGGTAAAGATGTAAAGTTCAAAGACCTGGGCTTGATGATTATCGATGAGGAACAGAAGTTTGGTGTATCGGTAAAGGATAAGCTGAAAACGATCAAGGAAAACATTGATACCTTGACCTTGACGGCGACTCCTATTCCCCGAACACTTCAGTTTTCCTTAATGAAGGCTCGTGATTTGAGTGTAATCAATACACCTCCTCCTAATCGCCAGCCAGTAGCCACCGTATTGAGCTCCTTTAATGAAGAAACTATTCGCGATGCGATTTACTATGAGATTTCGCGAAACGGTCAGGCCTTCTTTGTTCACAACCGGGTTGAGAATATTCGAGAAGTGGCAGGAATCATCCAGCGGCTTTGTCCTGAGGTGAGAATTGGTGTGGCTCATGGGCAGATGGAGGGGCATAAACTGGAGCAAACCATGATGCAATTTATGGATCATGAGTTTGACGTCTTAGTGGCCACTACCATCATTGAATCCGGATTGGATATCTCCAACGCCAACACCATAATCATCAACAATGCGCACAATTTTGGTTTGAGTGACTTACACCAAATGCGTGGTCGGGTAGGTCGATCAAACCGAAAGGCTTTCTGCTATTTGTTGGCACCTCCGGTTGCTTCATTGACTACAGAGGCACGCAAACGGATTCAGGCCATTGAGCAATTCTCTGATCTTGGAAGTGGTTTCAATATTGCTATGCGCGATTTGGATATCCGTGGGGCAGGTAACCTTTTGGGTGGAGAGCAAAGTGGATTTATTACTGAAATTGGTTTTGAAACCTACCAGAAGATTTTGGATGAGGCCATTCAGGAATTGAAGGAAAATGAATTCCGCGATCTGTTCCGCGAAGCGGAGGTGAAGTCTACCCGTTACGTAAGCGATTGTACCCTGGACACGGATTTGGAAGTTTTGATTCCGACCTATTATGTGGCCAGTACCAATGAGCGCCTAAATCTCTATCGTGATCTTTCCGACGTAAAAACGGAGGAACAGCTTCAGGCTTTTGAAACGGGACTAAAAGATCGGTTTGGAGCATTGCCCAAAGAGACCCACTATTTGATCGACGGGGTGCGGTTGCAATGGGGCGGTGAGAAACTGGGCTTTGAGAAAATTGTCTTGAAGAACGGAAAGATGCTGTGTTACTTCGTGTCCAATCCAAATTCGACTTATTACCAATCTCCCGTATTTCAGCGTATTCTCCAATTCGTTCAGCAAAACCCCCGAAAGTTGGCGATGAAAGAGCGGAAGGAGAAGCTGTATTTGGTTTTTGAAGGTATTCGATCGATGGATGAGGCGCTTTACACCTTGTCGCCTTTAGCGGATAGCATTCAATTAGCCAACGAGGAATCCCAAGGATAG
- the fbp gene encoding class 1 fructose-bisphosphatase gives MNGVTTLDEFIIDRQGDFPFATGELSRLLRDIGLASKIVNREVNKAGLVDILGASGAHNVQEEEQQKLDVFADEVFIRALRNGGEVCGIASEEQDDFLAFDNATSMEGKYVVLMDPLDGSSNIDVNVSIGTIFSIYRRLTPTGTQAELKDFLQPGTQQVAAGYVLYGSSSMLVYSTGFGVNGFTLDPSIGEYCLSHPDMKTDVDGKIYSINEGNYRQFNSGIQNYVDECKDQVKTARYIGSLVADFHRNLLRGGIYLYPATEKATKGKLRLLYECNPLAFIAEQAGGKASDGHGRILEIEPTELHQRTPYFVGSLDMVNRVEELL, from the coding sequence ATGAATGGTGTGACGACGCTCGATGAGTTTATCATCGACAGACAGGGAGATTTTCCCTTCGCTACCGGAGAACTTTCCCGCTTGCTACGGGATATAGGATTGGCCTCCAAGATTGTAAATCGCGAAGTGAACAAGGCTGGATTGGTTGACATTTTAGGAGCCTCTGGTGCCCACAACGTGCAGGAAGAAGAACAGCAGAAACTGGATGTTTTTGCCGATGAAGTTTTTATTCGTGCCTTGAGAAATGGGGGTGAGGTTTGTGGAATTGCCTCGGAAGAGCAAGACGATTTCTTAGCCTTTGACAACGCCACTTCGATGGAAGGAAAGTACGTGGTGCTTATGGATCCATTGGATGGTTCAAGTAATATTGACGTGAATGTATCGATTGGAACAATCTTCTCGATTTACCGTCGACTAACACCTACTGGAACCCAGGCCGAATTGAAAGATTTTCTGCAGCCAGGTACTCAGCAAGTTGCCGCTGGATACGTGTTGTATGGCTCTTCTTCCATGTTGGTTTATTCTACTGGTTTTGGAGTCAACGGATTTACGCTGGACCCTTCTATCGGTGAGTATTGCCTTTCTCATCCGGATATGAAAACAGATGTGGATGGAAAAATCTATTCCATCAATGAAGGAAACTACCGCCAATTCAATTCGGGTATTCAGAATTACGTGGATGAATGCAAAGACCAGGTAAAAACGGCTCGATACATTGGATCATTGGTTGCGGATTTTCACCGGAACTTATTGCGAGGTGGAATTTATTTGTACCCAGCTACCGAAAAGGCAACCAAAGGGAAACTTAGGTTGTTGTATGAGTGCAATCCGCTCGCCTTCATTGCTGAGCAAGCCGGTGGTAAAGCATCGGATGGTCACGGTCGAATTCTTGAAATTGAACCTACCGAATTGCACCAGCGGACTCCTTATTTCGTAGGGTCCCTTGATATGGTGAATCGGGTTGAGGAATTGTTATAG
- a CDS encoding GNAT family N-acetyltransferase: protein MQSIEIRKGKEEDVSALLGLITELAIYEKAGDQVEVTEEDLRRDGFGDHPIFEFFVALEGDRIAGIALYYTKYSTWKGPCLFLEDIVVREEDRRKGIGSRLFNAVIQVAKSRHVKRMEWQVLDWNEPAIQFYKKYQADINDEWLNGRLVYDQLQQF from the coding sequence ATGCAAAGCATAGAAATCAGAAAGGGAAAAGAAGAGGACGTTTCAGCGCTTTTAGGCTTGATCACAGAGCTAGCTATTTATGAAAAAGCAGGCGATCAGGTAGAAGTAACTGAAGAAGACTTGCGACGTGACGGCTTCGGAGACCACCCGATTTTCGAATTCTTTGTTGCCCTGGAAGGAGATCGCATCGCGGGAATCGCTTTGTATTACACCAAATACTCTACCTGGAAAGGCCCCTGCTTGTTTTTGGAAGACATCGTTGTTCGCGAAGAAGATCGCCGCAAAGGAATCGGATCCCGGCTTTTCAATGCTGTGATTCAAGTAGCCAAATCCCGTCATGTAAAGCGTATGGAATGGCAGGTGCTGGATTGGAACGAACCGGCCATTCAATTCTACAAAAAGTATCAGGCCGACATCAACGATGAATGGCTCAACGGCCGGTTGGTTTACGACCAACTTCAGCAGTTCTAA